The Argiope bruennichi chromosome 5, qqArgBrue1.1, whole genome shotgun sequence genome segment CCCATTTTCTATCCTCGCTTCTACCAATTCGCCACAGAAGGTAGCCAATAACCACCAGGGCTTCTCCAAAGCTAATTCGCTTAAAGTTAtggaaatgttttgttttaaattttaatattgaaaatttcagaatttggaCGGATTTGATCGCTGAAGattgaaactttttcttttataatttcaaatttggtgtgtcaagtatatttcatagtatatgattccttaggaccaaaggactgcataaaatttagatttcatattcttttgaagTGTACTTATAAAACCCAACTCAGGCGCACGACAGCCCTATGCACCCAAGGCCTACAGTGCCATATTTACTTTCCTGACCTAGGACGCTGAGGGGCAACGCATATGTCCCGGTCAGGTTGTCAGTCTACCGTGGAACCCCAAGTGTTTGGTTCCCAAGCATGCTTGATCCTCAAATTATCGACCCACTAAAGGGATGAATCGACCTTGCCCAGACCGAGGATCGAACCTGTGCGTTGACTACGCCACTGGGCTTAGTGtatttatagaccgaaacaaaataaaattactacgccatttaaaaatttttgaaattaaaactgagaACTGTATTTTATGATGCAACAGagacattttattgaataatatattgagacattgcataaattatgaaaattattctgtattgtACATACGATTTCAATGCCAAACGATTTTGTTTTCtatgctcatatttttttttaacatatttggtttcagcaaaaagggattttgtattaattaaaatttaatcactttcactttaatttaaagttgaaattttactttagctgacagaaaattatagAGTGATATATAATACACTGAACAGAACGGAATGAATGCtaaatagtttcaattttctcttcttttcggCTTCTGACATCTTTTCcggtttttcttttaaaataaaataaaaaaattataataggaataatttaactttattgtccataaaattttaagttaataattttaaaaaatctcttttgaAAACTGATAACAAATATATTcgattcattaattttgattttttttcttctaatcccCTGTTGTATCATTAAGATGCTAATGATGCTAaagaaaattaagtgaaattattggatatttaaacttaaaatgtaaGTTAGCTGCCTGACTGactagcaaaataaataaataaataagacaaaaaatacaaaatcccTGTAGAttatactgttttataaaaaaggaagaaatttaataaaagcattcttataaaaagttttttaaaaagtattaggaTGGACActaggattttttatttattaataaacctCACTCCAATTagcaatattaacaaaattattacatttgttatttattatgttatagctttaaattattctaaaattttcgatTGAATGCTTCCTCAGATATTTCCAAATGCTTTAAATCACatcaaaaagattatttaaatcaaatatccaCATATTAACGCAGACACACGAAGGCAAAAATGAAGGTTACCACCAAATTTTcagccaaaaatttaaaattttatttaaaatcatcaagTGGACTActgtgcataaaaataaaatgatatctgGAGCATAGTCATCATTTGttccattttattaatttgctataaaatatgaattagttCATCTCACAGTATTAGACTTACAATGTTGACACTCTGATTATTAGATTACTCTCTATTACCAGAACTGTAAGCGGAGCTAGCACATCTTACTTTTTAAACAATAGTGGATTTAAGAATTTTGCGGTCCTAGGCAGTGCACAGTATGACAttactattttgataaaattcttcttaaactTACGTTCAGTTTACAAAGCAATGTAGGAAATCgagaaattctattctaaaaggaTGCATTTTAGagcaatgcataaatatattaaaattaggtttaaaatgaatattatgtacaaaaaaaatattttaaaatttaatattaagaataccAGAAGAAAcctaaaaaaatggatataaaattgatttctaattGTATAGAAGAAACGAATtgattttttgtacaataatCTATGAAATCACATGTATAAAAGtacatattttgtatgaaaaatatttacatgtaaaataaaaaagaatataactttTTGTGACCAATCACATGGGAAATAAACATTGTGccgaaaagaaaatacatttaaaaaatgttattagtatAGCTTGGAACATCATGAAAAACACCATGCAGTGCTTTGTTATCAAGTGAGGTAGAATTACTAAATGCTCTAgttatgaaaagtaaaattattaaaatttcagttttatcgccatttatattttttgaaagataaaatggTTTATATTcatagtgtttaaaaattaatataaatcgaTCATTCTCCATTTTATATacgatattaatgtaaaatataaaagcatgCAATAGGCAAATATattgtaagtaaaataataataataataataataaaaataaaaggagtcATAGATTTCCATAAACTCAGAACTACAAAGGAACAATTCCCCTCATTGAAATTAAATGGTCGAAAATATTAAGCAGCTTGACTAAAAGATGGGATGTAAAGAAGTGTGCGAAAGAGTGACCCACGCAAGGGGACAGGAAATGCTAGAAACAAACTCTCAGCCTCAGGAAGCTATTCTCCCATCTCCTTAATTGAGGTCATAAAGAGAAAtatgtgaatgggttgaaaagtgaattGGCCGGTTTTCTTAGAATTACAGAATAATTGAAATCATTGACTTTCCAATATCAGTGATTCCGCTCTTGACAATGTCAGTATCCCATTAACATTATTTCTAGTTGCCTGTGATGTGATCTTCTATAGGCATTCATTTACCAGGCACCATCTATTTacagaatatgaaattaaagtgaaaacattaaagaaataacattttttaaatttcaattaaagaaaaattctttagtccaataaataaattaaattaatggtttaaaaagtcaaaattaaaaatcaaacttaaatagataaattaagttAATCAAACTTTacttacattaataaattaagtattaattgcaattaataaattttataataattagtaattttaaattaaatgtatggtCGAATTAACAgctatttggaacaaatatttaaaaataacaataacaaaaatatttgatatttaaaaaaattgtagaattttaaacagtttattttatgcTCATTCTTCtgtcataaaatatattcgaaaatacTGAAACATTAAGAAACAACATCACAGTTTATTCAAATGCTAACTAatgagaaaagattttaaaaggttaattgACATTTTGAAACTGAGTGCTTGGAATTTGATTGATTTTCCATGAAAAAGCATTTTACCAGAAATCAAATTAGTAGAGCAGAAGTTTGACACCAAAGCAAAGATGAGACATAAACGCACTCacggaaggatttttttttttttttttttaagttttggaaTTTGTTGTTGTgatgtcattgtattttatattttaaactctaagagaaattgtaaattaatagctacatcttttaaaattcacacttttaaatattgtttacaatTCCGTCACTGTAACTTTACATACGCATTGACAGTTtgtaaataaagaacattttcgGGTGTTACGGCTTTTTGgatctaaatttaaaatggcaACTGCACCAAAGCATTAtgatattgatttaaaagttttgCAAATAGCGACAGCACTTTGTTGTATTTCTGGCCTTTTACTGTCTATCTACGCTTATCATGTGGAAGTTAAAAAAGAAGAGGATGCAAATTATACTGCAATGTGTGATATTTCGGAACATATGAGTTGCACCGCTGCCTTCTCTTCTCagtaaatttaatgcaattttgatgaatttgtttTGCTCTATAGAAAGAATTccatgtatattttttctttgaaaaatgtgttaagttgtattgaaatatttctttcttaatttgatAGGTATGGCAAAGGATTCGGCTTCATGGAGCATATTGTTGGAAAAGATTCCATCCTCAACCAACCCAACAGTGTATACGGGATCATTTTCTACTTGATTTTTATGCCACTAggtaaatatttgctttaaaactcacttaataaatataaataataattgttttaattaatttatttctgacactatatatattaattatatctatatattaataaaaacaagatttaatATGTGCTATTATTTGATGTTTATTGATTATTGATatagcagtatatatatatatatatatgtagtatatTCATGCTtgcttatatatatgtaatgatattctaaactcttaatttaatccaaattaatttccaaaactttctcttaatttagcccatcataacttcattctaaaatattctcttatttcatgatccaattccactttgtaaaaataatgtgccatcagtactacatatcgaataaaagtgatacttttgtccttatcagaggtcaaaatatgtatttcatctgCACGTGGCTGGAAATCCtttgttatataaggctagtgatcatttgtttcggccttttttgccttctttcttacttttgcccataacctgcattctgcttcaaccagaatatgttacatatatatataagcatagtTTTGCAAATGGGTGGCTAAAAACAAGAAACTTTTGGaatgaatttc includes the following:
- the LOC129969131 gene encoding vitamin K epoxide reductase complex subunit 1-like, with translation MATAPKHYDIDLKVLQIATALCCISGLLLSIYAYHVEVKKEEDANYTAMCDISEHMSCTAAFSSQYGKGFGFMEHIVGKDSILNQPNSVYGIIFYLIFMPLAEIPNLTLSKIMILLAVLSNICSIYLAYILIYILYDFCIVCVSTYIVNFVLLICSLFRYTFHSKRMKLYASKKIS